One stretch of Candidatus Bathyarchaeia archaeon DNA includes these proteins:
- a CDS encoding M16 family metallopeptidase, whose amino-acid sequence MHESLVWQRRLLQNGVRLLLYPKPSALTAQFSVAVQYGSNDDTDEQAGAAHFLEHMLAGGSPRRIDLSREVERLGGSADFSTNHEYTLCSADVMPSKLSAATRVSSELFSDLCFCEEQFNSEREIILHELAELEDDPREKVSEMLVECLFKTHPVRRPVGGYTKTVRQLSLDALSDVFRQRYVPQNLILILTGNFSEKDVAVAEEDFCCLPQFPASAKLTQDSEWGAPEKLAAKTKAGLSQTYLSIGARTTCMAHPDVPALDLLNVVLGAGASSRLFIELREKRGLTYDVGTSQVEGSDFGYLCINCAVKQSRVDDAQRLIRVELSRLRNENVPEEELNKAKDMILGDIFRGVDNAQSCPEILTLMEIQFGDEHALLDYVNQVRVVTAIEVRDVANKYLQEDQLATAVLTSKN is encoded by the coding sequence ATGCATGAAAGTCTGGTCTGGCAAAGGCGCCTGCTCCAAAACGGCGTTCGACTGCTTCTTTACCCCAAGCCCTCTGCTTTGACAGCGCAGTTTTCCGTTGCCGTGCAGTACGGCTCAAACGACGACACCGACGAGCAGGCAGGGGCGGCGCATTTTTTGGAGCACATGCTGGCGGGTGGTTCTCCCCGAAGGATTGATTTATCTCGCGAAGTTGAGCGCCTTGGTGGTTCAGCGGATTTCTCCACTAACCATGAATACACTTTATGTTCAGCCGATGTCATGCCCAGCAAACTATCCGCGGCTACACGCGTTTCCTCTGAGTTGTTTTCTGACCTTTGCTTTTGTGAGGAACAGTTCAATTCAGAGCGGGAAATAATTCTGCATGAACTTGCGGAATTGGAAGATGACCCCCGCGAAAAGGTCAGCGAAATGCTTGTAGAATGCCTGTTCAAAACGCATCCTGTAAGGCGTCCTGTTGGTGGCTACACAAAAACAGTTCGGCAGCTTTCTTTAGATGCTCTGTCGGATGTTTTTCGGCAACGTTATGTTCCGCAGAATTTAATTCTAATTTTAACTGGAAACTTTTCCGAAAAAGATGTTGCCGTTGCCGAGGAGGATTTTTGCTGCCTGCCACAGTTTCCGGCATCCGCAAAATTAACGCAGGACTCCGAATGGGGTGCCCCAGAAAAGTTAGCGGCTAAAACCAAAGCGGGACTTTCCCAAACTTACCTTAGCATTGGTGCCCGAACAACTTGTATGGCGCATCCGGATGTTCCCGCGTTGGATTTGCTTAATGTGGTGCTTGGGGCGGGTGCAAGTTCACGTTTGTTCATTGAGCTGCGGGAAAAACGGGGGCTCACCTACGATGTGGGAACCTCGCAGGTTGAAGGCTCCGATTTTGGCTACCTATGCATCAACTGTGCCGTCAAGCAGAGCCGCGTTGACGATGCCCAACGGCTTATTCGAGTTGAACTCTCGCGGCTAAGAAACGAAAACGTGCCTGAAGAGGAGTTGAATAAGGCGAAAGACATGATTTTAGGCGACATATTTCGCGGGGTGGACAACGCGCAAAGCTGTCCCGAAATTTTGACACTTATGGAGATTCAGTTTGGCGACGAACACGCGTTGTTGGATTATGTTAATCAAGTTAGAGTAGTTACCGCCATTGAAGTGCGGGATGTGGCTAACAAGTACCTGCAAGAAGACCAGCTTGCAACAGCTGTTTTGACGTCCAAAAACTAA
- a CDS encoding thiamine pyrophosphate-dependent enzyme, translating to MATTQEWKFTAKEIAEKPDLFLPGHRACAGCGPANALRMIMKATRGPTIVTEATGCMEVVSSIYPYTSWAVPWLHTAFETSAANASGIDAALRILKQKGKLQEHVDVIAIAGDGGTFDIGLQALSGAVERGHDFLFVLYDNEGYMNTGIQRSGGTPMGAATTTTPAGSVMPGKLQHKKPIADIMVAHNMEYVASATPYYWKDMLQKVRKGLEVEGPAFLHVFAPCPRGWRSESAKSIEYEKLAVESCVFPLYEVVNGQYTLSTPSKLISLAPQKKRPVTDYLKGQGRYRHLFNPKNKYVLDEIQRWTDERWTILLKKAEQNA from the coding sequence ATGGCAACAACTCAAGAATGGAAATTCACCGCAAAAGAAATCGCCGAAAAACCAGACCTTTTCCTTCCTGGACATCGCGCATGTGCCGGCTGCGGACCAGCAAACGCACTTCGCATGATCATGAAGGCGACAAGGGGACCAACCATCGTTACTGAAGCAACAGGCTGCATGGAAGTTGTAAGCTCAATTTACCCATACACGTCTTGGGCAGTTCCATGGCTACACACCGCCTTTGAAACTTCCGCAGCAAACGCCTCAGGCATCGATGCAGCCCTTCGGATACTCAAACAGAAGGGCAAACTGCAAGAACACGTTGATGTCATCGCCATTGCAGGAGACGGCGGAACCTTTGACATTGGATTACAGGCACTTTCAGGCGCCGTAGAACGCGGACACGACTTCCTTTTCGTACTCTACGACAACGAAGGCTACATGAACACAGGCATTCAACGCAGCGGAGGAACCCCCATGGGGGCAGCAACCACAACCACCCCCGCAGGTTCAGTAATGCCTGGCAAGCTTCAACACAAAAAACCCATCGCCGACATCATGGTCGCACACAACATGGAATACGTTGCATCCGCTACGCCATACTACTGGAAGGATATGCTGCAAAAAGTCCGCAAAGGCCTCGAAGTTGAAGGCCCAGCATTCCTACACGTGTTTGCTCCGTGCCCCAGAGGCTGGAGAAGCGAATCCGCAAAATCCATCGAATACGAAAAATTGGCAGTTGAATCCTGTGTCTTCCCTCTCTACGAGGTCGTGAACGGTCAATACACGCTGTCCACACCGAGCAAACTGATTTCTTTGGCGCCACAGAAAAAGCGTCCCGTCACTGACTACCTCAAAGGGCAAGGCAGATATCGTCACCTGTTCAACCCAAAGAACAAATATGTGCTGGATGAAATTCAGCGCTGGACAGATGAACGCTGGACAATACTGCTCAAAAAAGCTGAGCAAAACGCATAA
- a CDS encoding transketolase C-terminal domain-containing protein, which produces MKTDAKQQIMAMNGDEAVAYAVKQSNVDVVAAYPITPQTIIVEKFSEYVANGEVPTQFVCTESEHSAMAASIAASATGVRAFTATASAGLALMHEMLFVASGCRVPVVMAVANRALSAPLNIHGDHSDAMAERDSGWIQIFVENAQEAYDSIIQAFRIAESKNVSLPILVGLDGFTLSHTLENVTTLVDDVAKEFVGERELPLVQTHEGKSAPFKLDPKNPMTMGPIALQNYYFEFKRQQEEGMKNALSVIEKVHAEYAELTGRSYGNGLIEKYQLDDAEFAVVCVGSTAGTLKTVVDEIRAEGIKVGLLKLRTFRPFPVQEIQKALAEVSLVAVFDKSMSFGGNGGAVFHEVRHALYDNAAHPLIVDYVYGLGGRDTNPKEFKKIFHELHQIARSKRVEKLVSYIGLRE; this is translated from the coding sequence ATGAAAACCGACGCTAAACAACAAATCATGGCTATGAACGGCGACGAAGCCGTTGCGTACGCCGTAAAGCAGTCAAATGTAGACGTTGTGGCTGCTTACCCCATCACCCCCCAAACCATCATCGTGGAGAAATTCAGCGAATACGTCGCCAACGGCGAAGTCCCCACCCAGTTTGTCTGCACTGAATCTGAACACAGCGCCATGGCAGCGTCAATTGCGGCGTCTGCAACCGGTGTCCGCGCATTCACGGCAACTGCCTCAGCAGGGCTGGCTTTGATGCATGAAATGCTTTTCGTGGCGTCAGGCTGCCGCGTACCCGTCGTTATGGCTGTTGCAAACCGTGCCTTGTCAGCACCGCTAAACATCCACGGCGACCATTCCGACGCCATGGCAGAACGAGACAGCGGATGGATTCAGATTTTTGTTGAAAACGCGCAAGAAGCCTATGACTCGATAATTCAGGCGTTTCGTATTGCTGAAAGTAAAAATGTTTCGCTGCCAATTCTTGTGGGCTTAGACGGCTTCACCTTAAGCCACACCTTAGAAAACGTAACAACCCTTGTCGACGATGTAGCCAAAGAATTCGTGGGTGAACGCGAATTACCTCTGGTCCAGACACACGAAGGCAAAAGCGCACCATTCAAACTTGACCCCAAAAACCCCATGACTATGGGTCCAATCGCGTTGCAGAATTACTATTTTGAATTCAAACGCCAACAAGAGGAAGGCATGAAAAACGCGCTTTCAGTCATCGAAAAAGTGCACGCTGAATACGCTGAATTAACAGGTCGAAGCTACGGCAATGGCCTCATCGAGAAGTACCAGCTTGACGATGCCGAATTTGCAGTTGTCTGTGTTGGCTCCACTGCTGGAACCCTAAAAACCGTCGTGGATGAAATACGCGCTGAAGGCATAAAAGTTGGTCTGCTAAAACTGCGAACATTTAGACCCTTCCCAGTGCAAGAAATCCAAAAAGCGTTAGCCGAAGTTAGCTTAGTTGCCGTGTTTGACAAAAGTATGAGCTTTGGCGGAAACGGCGGCGCAGTCTTCCACGAAGTTCGCCACGCACTTTATGACAACGCAGCACACCCGCTGATTGTGGATTACGTCTACGGTTTAGGCGGCAGAGACACTAACCCCAAAGAGTTCAAGAAAATCTTCCATGAACTACACCAGATAGCCCGCAGCAAACGTGTGGAGAAACTGGTTAGTTACATAGGATTAAGGGAGTAA
- a CDS encoding 4Fe-4S binding protein, whose protein sequence is MSSKDKGWKEIAPAGVTPKSSVGFMTGDWKTYMPVRDLEKCTTCMMCVLYCPEGCIRWRPEMGKIEIDLSFCKGCGICANECPTKAITMKLPEKEE, encoded by the coding sequence ATGAGCAGCAAAGACAAAGGCTGGAAAGAAATAGCACCCGCAGGCGTCACCCCAAAATCCAGCGTCGGCTTCATGACTGGTGACTGGAAAACATACATGCCTGTTCGGGACTTAGAAAAATGCACCACCTGCATGATGTGCGTGCTTTACTGTCCCGAAGGATGTATTCGTTGGCGTCCAGAGATGGGTAAAATCGAGATTGACCTAAGCTTCTGCAAAGGCTGCGGCATATGCGCCAACGAGTGCCCCACCAAAGCAATAACCATGAAGCTACCGGAGAAGGAGGAGTAA
- a CDS encoding 2-oxoacid:acceptor oxidoreductase family protein encodes MLEFRWHGRGGQGAWTASELLARTALNEGKYIQSFPEFGPERMGAPVTAFTRISTEPIRLHCSIYDPDVVVVLDNTLLKTVPVTSGINRDEDIIIINSAEDPAKVRQNLKVSKGTVWTVPATEIALKFLGAPITNTALLGVVAKSTQVVTLEGIEKTVKGRFKPEIAEKNFAVIKQAYEEAKSE; translated from the coding sequence ATGTTAGAATTTAGATGGCACGGCAGAGGAGGGCAGGGCGCTTGGACCGCCAGCGAACTCCTCGCAAGAACCGCACTAAATGAAGGCAAGTACATCCAGTCTTTTCCAGAATTTGGTCCGGAAAGGATGGGTGCACCTGTGACTGCGTTCACTCGCATAAGTACCGAACCCATTCGGCTTCACTGCTCAATTTATGACCCCGACGTCGTAGTGGTTTTGGACAACACACTTCTTAAGACGGTGCCTGTGACCTCTGGAATCAACCGAGACGAAGACATAATCATCATCAACTCCGCGGAGGACCCCGCAAAAGTTCGCCAAAACCTCAAAGTGAGCAAAGGCACTGTTTGGACTGTCCCCGCGACCGAAATTGCGCTCAAGTTTCTGGGGGCACCCATAACCAACACTGCTCTGTTGGGTGTGGTTGCTAAATCCACTCAAGTGGTCACTTTGGAGGGCATTGAGAAAACCGTCAAAGGGCGTTTTAAGCCAGAAATTGCAGAGAAAAATTTTGCAGTCATTAAACAAGCATATGAGGAGGCAAAATCTGAATGA
- a CDS encoding radical SAM protein — MTKIVLTSDRTLMSNYHNNEFLGFGTCAPPNFVPEWLYSSLFFPHIKAKQGFPESAPYGLRKVEAQLLKDGFDVATVSPQHINGFLSDAQALGIYVMDPFGLGPASTTLAFLFKKEPYLAKHFKALLQQPEILEAKKRGVKIIVGGPGVWQFQYRPEFAQQNGIDCLVEGEAENALSKIFTSVLNGEQLPKHYEVSVKDAPKLEEIPDIVAPSVNGLVEIGRGCCRGCEFCNVTLRPLRWYPLEKIAHEIDVNNSTGKNPGCCLHGEDVMLYGSNNVTPNEEKLLSLHKMVMDKVEGIAWSHCSLAAVASKPKLFKEISEIILAKQAWWGAEIGIETGSPELAKKIMPSKALPFKPEQWTEVVTQGMGIMHDNLLVPAGTLIVGLPEEREEDLLKTMEMMDDLKDCRSLIVPLFFVPLGRLASEDWFKETALTELHKQLLIKCAEHDFYWVDDLMNMSFGGKWYSPFLKGGYKMFAWVAKRKTKQHVKGFHEITKLK; from the coding sequence GTGACGAAGATAGTTTTAACAAGCGACAGAACCTTGATGAGTAACTACCACAACAACGAATTCTTAGGGTTCGGCACCTGTGCACCCCCAAACTTTGTTCCCGAATGGCTCTACAGCAGCCTGTTTTTCCCCCATATAAAAGCCAAACAGGGCTTCCCCGAATCCGCACCCTACGGTCTACGCAAAGTCGAAGCTCAACTACTCAAAGACGGCTTTGACGTAGCAACAGTCAGCCCCCAGCACATCAACGGGTTCCTAAGCGACGCGCAAGCGTTAGGCATCTACGTAATGGACCCCTTCGGGCTGGGACCCGCGTCAACCACCCTCGCGTTTCTCTTCAAAAAAGAACCCTACCTCGCAAAACACTTCAAAGCCCTGCTTCAACAACCTGAAATATTGGAAGCAAAAAAACGAGGCGTAAAAATCATCGTTGGCGGACCCGGAGTGTGGCAATTCCAGTACCGACCTGAATTTGCCCAGCAAAACGGTATCGACTGCCTCGTGGAAGGTGAAGCGGAGAATGCTCTAAGCAAAATCTTCACCTCAGTCTTGAACGGGGAGCAACTACCTAAGCATTACGAGGTGTCCGTCAAAGACGCCCCTAAACTTGAGGAAATCCCAGACATCGTTGCGCCTTCTGTGAACGGCTTAGTAGAGATTGGTAGAGGCTGCTGTAGGGGATGTGAATTCTGTAACGTCACCTTGCGGCCTTTACGTTGGTATCCGCTGGAGAAAATCGCGCATGAAATCGACGTGAACAACTCAACAGGTAAAAACCCTGGTTGTTGCCTTCACGGTGAGGACGTGATGCTTTACGGCAGCAACAACGTTACGCCTAACGAGGAAAAGCTGCTTAGTCTCCACAAGATGGTTATGGATAAAGTTGAAGGGATTGCGTGGAGTCATTGTTCGCTGGCGGCAGTTGCCTCTAAACCGAAACTGTTTAAGGAAATTAGCGAAATTATCCTTGCCAAGCAGGCATGGTGGGGCGCAGAAATCGGCATCGAAACAGGCTCCCCCGAGTTAGCAAAGAAAATCATGCCCTCCAAAGCGTTGCCTTTTAAGCCTGAGCAGTGGACCGAAGTGGTAACGCAGGGCATGGGAATTATGCACGATAACCTGCTGGTTCCTGCGGGCACGCTTATTGTGGGGCTTCCAGAAGAGCGGGAGGAAGACCTGCTTAAGACGATGGAGATGATGGATGACCTTAAAGACTGCCGCAGCCTCATTGTGCCCCTCTTCTTTGTCCCGCTAGGACGCTTGGCTAGTGAGGACTGGTTCAAAGAAACCGCCCTTACCGAGCTGCACAAGCAACTTCTCATCAAATGCGCGGAACACGACTTCTACTGGGTGGATGACCTCATGAATATGTCGTTTGGCGGCAAATGGTACAGTCCCTTCTTGAAGGGCGGCTACAAGATGTTTGCGTGGGTAGCGAAACGTAAAACAAAACAGCATGTCAAGGGCTTCCACGAAATAACTAAACTTAAATAG
- a CDS encoding Type 1 glutamine amidotransferase-like domain-containing protein → MVKLYFLGGENVAKQDAKNINVAAFEDAGGMPQVLVFPWARPSFDQQYKRRQRLTNYFRSMGAKDVSYADFSETPTELAAKTEHADLIYLTGGQVSTLLSRLQKAGADQLLRRFEGVIVGRSAGALVLGRKCLVTNRCSGSPKVVEGLGLVDFSVKVHYKSFKDHLLRQLSMEEKVYAIPQRAAVVYEEGELQFMGAVFLFEHGEKTLITDGAF, encoded by the coding sequence ATGGTGAAACTGTATTTTCTGGGCGGAGAAAACGTCGCCAAACAGGACGCAAAAAACATCAATGTCGCCGCGTTTGAGGACGCGGGCGGAATGCCGCAGGTTCTGGTTTTTCCGTGGGCACGCCCCTCATTTGACCAGCAATACAAACGACGCCAAAGACTCACCAACTATTTCCGAAGCATGGGAGCAAAAGACGTCAGTTACGCAGACTTCTCCGAAACGCCCACTGAGTTAGCCGCCAAAACCGAACACGCAGACCTGATTTACCTCACAGGCGGGCAAGTGAGCACGCTGCTTAGCCGACTGCAAAAGGCAGGAGCAGACCAGCTTCTACGCCGCTTCGAGGGCGTGATTGTGGGTAGAAGCGCGGGCGCGTTGGTTTTAGGCAGAAAATGCTTGGTCACAAACCGATGCAGCGGCTCACCCAAAGTGGTGGAGGGGTTGGGGCTGGTGGATTTTAGCGTAAAAGTCCACTACAAGTCGTTTAAGGACCATTTACTGAGGCAGCTTTCGATGGAGGAGAAAGTTTATGCGATTCCCCAGAGGGCAGCAGTCGTTTACGAGGAAGGCGAACTGCAGTTTATGGGGGCAGTTTTTCTTTTTGAACACGGCGAGAAGACCCTCATAACAGACGGCGCCTTTTAA
- a CDS encoding PadR family transcriptional regulator produces the protein MEAERDIVKATLRGVNRAIILWLISTEPMSGYRVIKEMERLTGQKFHQGNIYPLLYELEKNGAVQGEWKQKGRLRIKHYQITKNGEKLLNHLREVFNLPIKEALEDLIEEKNVTQKE, from the coding sequence GTGGAAGCAGAAAGAGACATCGTAAAAGCCACCTTACGAGGAGTCAACCGTGCCATCATCCTGTGGTTAATCAGCACTGAACCTATGTCAGGCTACCGAGTCATCAAGGAAATGGAGCGCCTCACCGGTCAGAAATTTCACCAAGGAAACATTTATCCTCTGCTTTATGAGTTGGAAAAAAACGGCGCTGTTCAAGGCGAATGGAAACAAAAAGGACGCCTCCGCATCAAACATTATCAGATAACAAAAAATGGAGAAAAACTACTCAACCACCTACGCGAAGTCTTCAACCTGCCCATAAAAGAAGCCCTCGAAGACCTCATTGAAGAAAAAAACGTAACCCAAAAAGAATAA
- a CDS encoding PadR family transcriptional regulator, which yields MVDVVTSFLQGLDRPLILWLLEQKPKHGYELMTEIKRLTGRKLKPSTLYPLLYWLEGEGFVVGEWIKKGKRNLRCYTLTNKGRLLLEKLSHLLNKSIRRVLDDLLSEKTKERLAGLDDLSS from the coding sequence ATGGTCGACGTGGTTACCTCTTTCCTTCAAGGCTTGGACAGGCCCCTTATTCTGTGGCTCCTTGAGCAGAAACCCAAACACGGCTATGAACTTATGACTGAAATAAAGCGGCTAACGGGGCGAAAGCTTAAACCCAGCACGCTTTATCCGTTGCTGTACTGGCTGGAGGGCGAAGGGTTTGTTGTTGGCGAATGGATCAAGAAGGGCAAACGCAATCTGCGTTGCTATACCCTAACAAACAAGGGCAGACTGCTTCTTGAAAAACTTTCCCACCTGCTTAACAAGTCCATCAGGAGGGTGCTTGATGACTTGCTTAGTGAAAAAACTAAAGAAAGACTGGCGGGCCTTGACGACCTAAGTTCTTAA
- a CDS encoding radical SAM protein, translated as METKQGGYKVVLTADRTLMSEYAGGIFLGFSACIPRGLLPDKFYFSLFCPSVPVNEDGASKYAPCGIRKTEAKLLTDGFRREDVIVAHPDYLDKVVGENTKVLGINETDPLGIGPATSTFTQLFGLPEAYMSNKFKEILNNPAVQRYKPTIIVGGPGAWQLEDDNARRSLGVNCVVVGEGEKVVNTLFGNASRGVAIPEVVHGPVVEEPEIPIIQGGTIDGIIEIARGCGRGCAFCVPTLQRYRCLSIEHILKEVEVNLQVGRRPLLHAEDVLRYKANGFEINEDAVKELFNAVYHYPGVTSVGISHFALSSVVSAPKLIPDLSEILDVKKDGDWFSGQCGIETGSPRLIGELMAGKAKPFTPQQWPQVVEDAFKILNDCNWVPCATLIIGLPGENEEDIQLTLDLVARLRGFKSLLVPLFMVSEGGLKDRVESFKIENITHKQSELFLNCWQHNLDWAETFLNEYFVTKAHFGKGFVMKRVLSYGVKQACSLLETCEQKYDYNLPAMIKDAREGKYPMSKPIRAITKILSVRGIKALSA; from the coding sequence ATGGAGACAAAACAGGGTGGATACAAAGTTGTTTTAACCGCTGACCGCACATTAATGAGTGAATACGCAGGGGGTATCTTTTTGGGTTTCAGTGCTTGCATCCCGCGGGGGCTGCTGCCTGACAAGTTCTATTTTTCGCTGTTTTGCCCTTCTGTCCCCGTGAACGAGGATGGAGCATCAAAGTATGCTCCTTGCGGCATAAGAAAAACCGAAGCGAAACTACTAACCGATGGCTTTAGACGAGAGGATGTTATTGTTGCCCACCCTGACTACCTTGACAAAGTGGTGGGCGAAAACACAAAGGTCTTGGGCATTAACGAAACTGACCCATTAGGCATTGGACCAGCAACCAGCACGTTCACTCAACTATTCGGCTTACCCGAAGCCTACATGTCCAACAAATTCAAGGAAATCCTAAACAACCCCGCCGTCCAACGCTACAAACCCACAATAATTGTAGGCGGACCAGGCGCGTGGCAGCTGGAAGACGACAACGCACGCCGAAGTCTAGGCGTGAACTGTGTTGTGGTTGGGGAAGGCGAAAAAGTCGTAAACACCCTCTTTGGCAACGCTTCCAGAGGCGTTGCAATTCCAGAGGTGGTTCATGGACCCGTTGTTGAAGAACCCGAAATCCCCATAATCCAAGGCGGCACCATAGATGGCATCATTGAAATTGCACGTGGCTGCGGGAGGGGCTGCGCCTTTTGTGTGCCCACACTTCAGCGGTATAGGTGCCTCTCCATTGAACATATCCTCAAAGAGGTTGAGGTTAATCTTCAGGTGGGCAGGCGTCCTTTGCTGCACGCGGAAGATGTGTTGCGTTACAAGGCAAACGGTTTTGAAATCAACGAGGATGCCGTGAAGGAGCTCTTCAACGCTGTCTACCATTACCCTGGCGTGACGTCGGTTGGGATAAGCCATTTTGCGCTTTCCAGCGTGGTTAGCGCTCCAAAGTTGATTCCTGATTTGTCAGAAATTCTTGATGTGAAAAAGGACGGCGACTGGTTTAGTGGACAGTGTGGCATAGAAACGGGCAGTCCCCGGTTGATTGGGGAGCTCATGGCGGGGAAAGCTAAACCGTTTACGCCCCAGCAGTGGCCACAGGTGGTTGAGGATGCGTTCAAGATTCTTAACGACTGCAACTGGGTGCCCTGTGCTACCCTAATCATTGGGCTTCCAGGCGAGAACGAGGAGGATATCCAGCTTACCCTCGATTTGGTGGCGCGTCTGCGCGGGTTTAAGAGTTTGCTGGTTCCGTTGTTTATGGTCAGCGAAGGCGGCTTAAAAGACCGTGTGGAATCCTTCAAAATCGAAAACATCACACATAAGCAGTCCGAGCTTTTCCTCAACTGTTGGCAGCATAACTTGGACTGGGCAGAGACTTTCCTCAACGAGTACTTCGTGACAAAGGCGCATTTTGGCAAAGGCTTTGTTATGAAACGTGTCCTCTCCTACGGCGTAAAACAAGCCTGCAGCTTGCTTGAAACGTGCGAACAGAAATACGACTACAACCTGCCCGCCATGATAAAAGACGCGCGAGAAGGCAAATATCCCATGTCAAAACCCATCCGTGCCATCACAAAAATACTGTCTGTAAGAGGAATAAAAGCCTTGAGCGCATAG
- a CDS encoding VTT domain-containing protein, whose protein sequence is MRGFDLAVNSWVPTIQSGWATTAAIGISYAFNTYSLLVASLVTASYLFYKNYRLQSLLLLGAMGGEAILVAGFKSLVQSPRPVNMVVVDSGYSFPSYHTVGGIVFFGLLAYIAWQHWKTPRAKAAVALAVSMVLVVGFDRIYLNVHWFSDVLGGCLLGICWLTFSILIFKLLTAEVKTASEKFNKISSILFCIGIIVAIGLLSLQLLQLHLGISGSPGISPIFSSFVDSFQGFVNFIIVTCKGWMAVYGPIGLVTAMIISSVLSPIPNEVFLAFAGMTMSPLSVAFFGSLGSTVGAVICFYIARLGGQPLVKRFVKESTLTSMNQWFNKWGSWAILFGRIIPLVPFDAVSYLSGLAKTKVAKFAVITFIGAVPRCLLYAYIGELIAGYNLPVLILLAIIAVVILISWKFKKWHS, encoded by the coding sequence TTGAGGGGATTTGACCTTGCAGTCAACAGTTGGGTGCCTACAATACAGTCCGGGTGGGCAACGACCGCAGCCATTGGAATCTCATATGCCTTTAACACTTACAGTTTACTCGTTGCAAGTTTAGTTACTGCGAGTTATCTTTTCTACAAGAACTACAGGCTACAAAGTCTCTTACTGCTTGGCGCCATGGGCGGGGAAGCTATCCTGGTTGCCGGCTTCAAATCATTGGTTCAATCGCCCCGACCTGTAAACATGGTAGTTGTTGATTCGGGTTATTCTTTTCCAAGCTACCATACTGTTGGAGGCATAGTCTTCTTTGGTTTGCTTGCCTACATTGCTTGGCAACATTGGAAAACCCCTCGAGCCAAGGCAGCAGTTGCTTTGGCAGTTTCAATGGTTTTAGTGGTTGGTTTTGATAGGATATATCTTAACGTTCACTGGTTTAGCGATGTTTTAGGCGGGTGTTTGCTTGGTATTTGCTGGCTTACCTTTTCTATCCTAATCTTTAAACTTCTAACCGCCGAAGTAAAAACCGCGTCAGAAAAGTTCAACAAAATATCGAGCATCCTTTTTTGCATAGGCATAATCGTTGCAATAGGCTTACTTAGTTTACAGCTGCTCCAACTTCATTTAGGGATTAGTGGCTCACCAGGTATTTCGCCGATTTTTTCCTCATTCGTTGATAGTTTTCAAGGGTTTGTAAATTTTATAATAGTTACTTGTAAGGGTTGGATGGCAGTTTATGGACCAATCGGATTAGTTACTGCAATGATTATTTCTTCAGTGCTGTCGCCAATTCCAAATGAGGTTTTCTTAGCGTTCGCTGGAATGACTATGAGCCCGCTTAGTGTAGCTTTCTTTGGGTCGTTAGGGTCAACGGTGGGTGCAGTAATCTGCTTCTATATCGCACGATTGGGTGGACAGCCTTTAGTGAAGCGCTTTGTTAAAGAGAGCACTTTAACATCTATGAACCAATGGTTTAACAAGTGGGGTTCTTGGGCAATATTGTTTGGCAGAATTATTCCCTTAGTGCCCTTTGATGCAGTCTCGTATCTGTCCGGTTTGGCTAAGACTAAAGTTGCCAAGTTCGCTGTGATTACATTTATCGGTGCGGTGCCAAGGTGCCTGCTCTACGCTTACATTGGAGAATTAATTGCAGGATACAACTTGCCCGTTCTGATACTACTGGCAATTATTGCAGTGGTTATTCTGATAAGTTGGAAATTCAAAAAATGGCACTCTTAG
- a CDS encoding winged helix-turn-helix domain-containing protein: MSSREQSSKLDLYVIARIIEALKEKKNLNRTALATVTGLSYDRLVKYLTWMSGKGFVKLDDEGIVYLTPEGIQAYDELVRWILKYIGQLRFSRLGPRT; this comes from the coding sequence TTGAGTTCGAGAGAGCAGAGTTCCAAGCTTGACCTCTACGTCATCGCCCGAATAATTGAGGCGCTGAAAGAGAAAAAGAACCTCAACAGAACCGCGCTGGCTACAGTTACAGGGCTGTCGTATGACCGCTTAGTTAAATATCTCACTTGGATGTCTGGCAAAGGCTTTGTCAAGTTAGACGACGAAGGCATCGTCTATTTGACCCCTGAGGGCATCCAAGCTTACGATGAGCTTGTTCGTTGGATACTAAAATACATAGGACAGCTCAGATTCAGCAGGCTTGGACCAAGAACATAA